In Tamandua tetradactyla isolate mTamTet1 chromosome 7, mTamTet1.pri, whole genome shotgun sequence, the following are encoded in one genomic region:
- the LOC143690069 gene encoding olfactory receptor 6C2-like produces the protein MRNHTVTTFILLGLTDDPQLKVLIFIFLFLTYILSITGNLTIISLTFMDSNLKTAMYFFLQNFSFLEISFTSACIPRYLYNLSTGDKTITYDDCAIQIFFTDLFAVTEFFLLATMSYDRYVAICKPLYYVTIMNSKVCRRLILASWLVGLLIILPPLGMGLNLEFCDSNVIDHFVCDVYPLLKISCSDTWLIEQMVIICAVLTFIMTLVCVLLSYMYIIKTILGFPSAQQRKKAFSTCSSHMTVVSITYGSCIFIYVKPSAKESVAVNKGVTVLTTSIAPMLNPFIYTLRNKQVKQAFNDTIKKNALFAKK, from the coding sequence ATGAGGAACCACACAGTAACAACATTTATCCTGCTGGGACTGACTGATGACCCACAACTGAaggttctgattttcatttttctatttctcaccTACATATTGAGTATAACTGGGAACCTGACAATCATCTCCCTCACCTTCATGGATTCAAACCTTAAAACTGCCATGTACTTTTTCTTACAAAATTTCTCCTTCTTAGAAATCTCATTTACATCTGCTTGTATTCCCAGATATTTGTACAACTTATCAACCGGTGACAAGACCATCACATATGATGATTGTGCCATCCAAATTTTTTTCACGGACCTCTTTGCTGTTACAGAATTTTTTCTACTTGCCACCATGTCCTATGACCGATATGTAGCCATCTGCAAACCCCTATATTATGTGACCATAATGAACAGCAAGGTCTGTAGGAGACTCATCCTTGCTTCCTGGCTGGTTGGCTTGTTGATTATACTCCCACCACTTGGCATGGGCCTAAATCTGGAATTCTGTGACTCTAATGTCATTGACCATTTTGTCTGTGATGTATACCCCCTTCTAAAGATCTCATGCTCAGACACATGGCTTATAGAGCAGATGGTCATAATCTGTGCTGTGTTGACCTTTATCATGACCCTTGTATGTGTACTTCTATCCTACATGTACATCATCAAAACCATTCTAGGATTCCCTTCTGCCCAGCAAAGGAAAAAGGCATTTTCTACCTGCTCTTCCCATATGACTGTGGTCTCCATCACCTATGGCAGCTGCATCTTCATCTATGTCAAACCTTCAGCAAAGGAATCGGTGGCTGTTAATAAGGGTGTGACAGTGTTAACTACTTCCATTGCTCCTATGCTGAACCCCTTCATTTACACTTTGAGGAATAAGCAAGTAAAACAAGCCTTTAatgacacaataaaaaaaaatgcattgttcGCAAAGAAATAG